A single region of the Geobacillus subterraneus genome encodes:
- a CDS encoding fatty acid desaturase family protein, whose product MNDFHPFGWYAAKISPHLPKKAFQPVKSRLFGGLAYVGLVIAGILAVSLFHLHPVWNLLISVVLGFSFAALGFLGHEILHGTVVRTPWLRDLLGAIAFWPLCTGPKLWRKWHNASHHVHTQHEEKDPDAWPSMEKLAKSRLLSWVYRIPFPIRAFFSFSSLSVMFTLHSVRMLFYFFHDFRWKNRAVVLFQFFLPWATWLGLLWLVGWEKWLFAFLLPLLVANTIVMSYIATNHRLNPLVPVNDPLANSLSVTVPKWVDILHFHFSHHTEHHLFPAMSSKYYPLVKTYIKQMWPDRYHEMPMGKALAALWKTPRVYYEHNELIEPKQGHVYGTLGNGLNPDRIVHRELETEKQPRAAKKRAKTKKAAGQENL is encoded by the coding sequence ATGAACGATTTTCACCCGTTCGGCTGGTATGCGGCGAAAATTTCCCCGCATTTGCCGAAAAAAGCGTTTCAACCCGTGAAGTCCCGCTTGTTTGGAGGTTTGGCTTATGTAGGGCTCGTCATCGCCGGCATCCTCGCTGTATCACTTTTTCATCTTCACCCGGTATGGAACCTCCTCATCTCTGTTGTGCTTGGTTTCAGTTTTGCCGCGTTAGGATTTTTAGGACATGAAATTTTGCACGGCACCGTCGTCCGTACACCTTGGCTGCGCGATCTTCTCGGCGCAATCGCGTTTTGGCCGCTTTGCACCGGTCCGAAGTTGTGGAGAAAATGGCATAACGCCAGCCACCATGTGCATACCCAGCATGAAGAAAAAGACCCGGACGCGTGGCCAAGCATGGAGAAATTAGCGAAAAGCCGCCTGCTCTCTTGGGTATACCGCATCCCGTTTCCGATTCGCGCGTTTTTCTCGTTTAGTTCCTTGTCGGTGATGTTTACCCTTCATTCGGTGCGGATGCTGTTTTACTTTTTCCACGACTTTCGCTGGAAAAACCGCGCGGTTGTCCTATTTCAATTTTTCTTGCCTTGGGCGACATGGCTCGGGCTGTTATGGCTTGTCGGCTGGGAAAAATGGCTGTTCGCCTTTTTGCTTCCGCTGCTTGTCGCCAACACGATCGTCATGAGCTATATCGCAACCAACCATCGTCTCAATCCGTTAGTGCCGGTCAACGATCCGTTGGCGAATAGTTTGTCGGTCACCGTGCCAAAGTGGGTGGATATCCTCCACTTCCACTTTTCGCACCATACTGAACATCATCTCTTTCCTGCGATGAGCTCGAAGTACTACCCGCTCGTGAAAACATACATCAAACAAATGTGGCCCGACCGCTACCACGAAATGCCGATGGGAAAAGCGTTGGCCGCCCTTTGGAAAACGCCGCGCGTCTACTACGAGCACAACGAGCTCATCGAGCCGAAGCAAGGCCATGTGTACGGCACGCTCGGCAATGGGCTCAACCCCGACCGGATTGTGCATCGCGAGCTGGAAACGGAAAAACAGCCGCGCGCAGCCAAAAAACGGGCAAAAACAAAAAAAGCAGCGGGGCAAGAGAATTTGTAG
- a CDS encoding EamA family transporter: MWIVYALLAAVFAALTSVLAKIGIENVNSNLATAIRTAVVLVLAWAIVWMTGAHHGMKAISAKSWWFLCLSGAATGLSWLCFYKAIQIGDVSRVSAIDKSSLVLTILFAAMFLGEPLSAKVVIGVLLITAGTLVMML; this comes from the coding sequence ATGTGGATCGTGTATGCTTTGTTGGCGGCGGTGTTTGCGGCGCTGACATCGGTGCTGGCAAAAATCGGCATTGAAAACGTCAATTCGAACTTGGCGACCGCCATTCGCACCGCGGTTGTGCTTGTCCTTGCCTGGGCCATCGTGTGGATGACCGGCGCCCATCACGGTATGAAAGCCATTTCTGCGAAAAGCTGGTGGTTTTTATGTTTGTCCGGGGCGGCGACCGGATTGTCATGGCTTTGTTTTTACAAAGCGATCCAAATCGGTGATGTGTCCCGCGTCTCGGCCATTGACAAATCGAGCTTGGTGCTGACGATTTTGTTTGCGGCGATGTTTCTCGGTGAACCGCTCTCCGCGAAGGTCGTGATCGGGGTGCTGCTCATCACCGCGGGGACGTTGGTTATGATGTTGTAG
- a CDS encoding Cof-type HAD-IIB family hydrolase codes for MLIALDMDGTLLNGEGKISERNRAAITAAQAQGHIVAVVTGRARKDALAPLREAGIICPIASLNGAVVSLEDGTVISEAPLERTIVRPTLEWVREQSDLYCETYTGDAVYVGLHNRAQWEALASGMADAAPEVKWLVNKQFQQARVMYVDDIRTVWDDPQTVMYKLLIFALDRERLRDAASRFAALRGVTVTSSHPHNIEMNNERATKGEALKQLAAHYGIDVRDTVAFGDSHNDLSMFEVAGCRVAMANAAPELKANCDFVTLSHEEDGVAAGLERVLRQR; via the coding sequence ATGTTGATTGCACTCGATATGGACGGAACGCTATTAAACGGGGAAGGAAAAATCAGTGAACGAAACCGGGCGGCCATCACCGCAGCGCAGGCGCAGGGCCACATCGTCGCCGTCGTGACAGGGAGGGCGCGCAAAGACGCGCTCGCCCCGCTTCGCGAGGCGGGCATTATCTGCCCGATTGCCAGCTTAAACGGCGCGGTCGTTTCGCTCGAAGACGGCACGGTCATCAGCGAGGCGCCGCTCGAGCGGACAATCGTCCGTCCGACGCTTGAGTGGGTGCGCGAACAGTCCGATTTGTATTGCGAGACGTACACGGGCGATGCGGTCTATGTCGGCCTGCACAACCGCGCCCAATGGGAGGCGCTCGCTTCCGGGATGGCCGATGCGGCGCCAGAGGTGAAGTGGCTCGTGAACAAGCAGTTCCAGCAGGCGCGGGTGATGTATGTCGATGACATCCGCACGGTGTGGGACGACCCGCAGACGGTGATGTATAAGCTGCTGATTTTCGCCCTCGACCGCGAGCGGCTGCGTGATGCAGCGTCGCGATTCGCCGCGCTCCGTGGCGTCACGGTCACCTCGTCGCACCCGCACAATATTGAGATGAACAATGAACGGGCGACAAAAGGCGAGGCGCTCAAACAGCTGGCCGCCCATTACGGCATCGATGTGCGCGACACGGTCGCCTTTGGCGACAGCCATAACGATTTGTCGATGTTTGAGGTGGCGGGCTGCCGCGTCGCCATGGCCAACGCCGCCCCCGAATTGAAAGCGAATTGTGATTTCGTCACCCTCTCCCATGAAGAAGACGGCGTGGCGGCGGGGCTTGAGCGGGTGCTTCGGCAACGGTGA
- the aroD gene encoding type I 3-dehydroquinate dehydratase — protein sequence MNISPKAIKVRNIWIGGTEPCICAPVVGEDDRKVLREAEEVCRKQPDLLEWRADFFRAIDDQERVLATANGLRNIAGEIPILFTIRSEREGGQPIPLNEAEVRRLIEAICRSGAIDLVDYELAYGERIADVRRMTEECSVWLVVSRHYFDGTPRKETLLADMRQAERYGADIAKVAVMPKSPEDVLVLLQATEEARRELAIPLITMAMGGLGAITRLAGWLFGSAVTFAVGNQSSAPGQIPIDDVRTVLSILQTYSR from the coding sequence ATGAATATTTCACCGAAGGCCATCAAGGTCAGAAATATATGGATCGGCGGTACTGAGCCGTGCATTTGCGCTCCCGTTGTTGGGGAAGACGACCGGAAAGTGTTGCGCGAGGCGGAGGAAGTGTGCCGGAAGCAACCGGATTTGCTTGAATGGCGGGCTGATTTTTTTCGGGCGATTGATGACCAAGAGCGCGTATTGGCGACGGCCAACGGGTTGCGGAACATAGCGGGAGAGATTCCAATTTTGTTTACGATCCGTTCCGAGCGGGAAGGGGGGCAGCCGATTCCGCTCAATGAAGCGGAAGTGCGGCGGTTGATCGAAGCAATCTGTCGAAGCGGGGCAATCGATTTAGTAGATTATGAGCTAGCTTATGGGGAACGCATCGCCGACGTGCGCCGCATGACGGAAGAATGCAGCGTCTGGCTCGTCGTGTCGCGCCATTACTTTGACGGCACTCCGCGGAAGGAAACGCTCTTGGCTGACATGCGCCAAGCCGAGCGGTACGGTGCCGACATCGCCAAGGTAGCGGTTATGCCTAAATCGCCGGAAGATGTGCTTGTTTTGTTGCAAGCGACGGAAGAAGCGCGGCGCGAGCTTGCCATTCCGCTCATTACGATGGCGATGGGGGGGTTGGGCGCCATTACTCGGTTGGCTGGATGGCTGTTTGGTTCGGCGGTGACGTTTGCTGTCGGAAACCAAAGCTCCGCTCCGGGGCAAATTCCGATCGATGACGTGCGGACGGTGCTTTCTATTTTGCAAACGTACAGCCGTTGA
- a CDS encoding shikimate kinase produces the protein MSRQTTIPLRERNIILIGFMGAGKTTIGQLVAKKLYRDFIDVDAEIERRQGMSIPELFAQKGEAYFRKVERELIVDLCTNTRLKILSLGGGAYLQEDVRRACLAHGIVFFLDLSWEHWKEERLPLIVDSRPVLKNKTLEEVEQLFFQRQSAYALHHSRVVLNELEAEQAAEQIVESIKWTWDVYEPNR, from the coding sequence ATGAGCAGGCAAACCACCATCCCGCTCCGCGAGCGGAACATCATTTTAATCGGCTTTATGGGAGCGGGGAAAACAACGATCGGGCAGCTGGTGGCGAAAAAGCTGTACCGCGATTTTATCGATGTCGACGCGGAAATCGAGCGGCGGCAAGGGATGTCGATTCCGGAGCTTTTCGCGCAAAAAGGAGAAGCGTATTTTCGAAAGGTGGAACGGGAACTCATCGTCGATTTATGCACAAATACAAGGTTGAAAATCCTTTCGCTCGGCGGCGGAGCGTATTTGCAGGAAGACGTGCGGCGCGCCTGTTTGGCCCACGGCATCGTCTTTTTCCTTGACTTGTCGTGGGAGCATTGGAAGGAAGAGCGGCTGCCGCTCATTGTCGACAGCCGCCCGGTGCTGAAAAACAAAACGTTGGAAGAGGTGGAGCAGCTGTTTTTCCAGCGGCAGTCGGCTTACGCCCTCCATCATTCCCGCGTGGTGTTGAATGAGCTTGAGGCCGAACAGGCGGCCGAGCAAATTGTCGAGTCGATCAAATGGACGTGGGATGTATACGAACCGAATCGGTAG
- a CDS encoding glycosyltransferase family 39 protein, giving the protein MGKFHLFLLPVFVAVARTNNIDAVLVFTLLLATWMLMKAVMTQRWTWLVGSFAVVGIGFNMRKMRR; this is encoded by the coding sequence GTGGGCAAGTTTCATCTTTTCTTGCTCCCGGTGTTCGTCGCTGTGGCGCGGACGAACAATATTGATGCCGTATTGGTGTTCACATTGCTCTTAGCGACTTGGATGCTGATGAAGGCGGTGATGACGCAACGATGGACGTGGCTGGTTGGCAGTTTTGCGGTCGTCGGTATCGGGTTCAATATGAGAAAGATGAGACGGTGA
- a CDS encoding glycosyltransferase: MDVAGWQFCGRRYRVQYEKDETVKYIDFSRNFGHQIAITAGMDYASGQAVIIIDADLQDPPELILDMIARWKEGYDVVYARRVKRKGETLFKRWTAYVFYRLLRASTEIDIPADTGDFRLIDRKVCNQLRYMRERNRFVRGLVSWVGFRHIEVEYEREPRLVGKTKYPLKKMIRFSLDGLSSFSHKPLKLASWLGFALSAASAIGMMAVLYLKWFTHSIVAGWASLLMVMLFCNGATMTMLGITGEYIGRIYDEVKERPLYIVNETWGVGTRHERKSSYIP, translated from the coding sequence ATGGACGTGGCTGGTTGGCAGTTTTGCGGTCGTCGGTATCGGGTTCAATATGAGAAAGATGAGACGGTGAAGTACATTGACTTCTCCCGCAATTTCGGCCATCAAATCGCGATTACAGCAGGAATGGATTACGCCTCTGGTCAGGCTGTCATCATCATTGACGCCGACTTGCAAGATCCTCCTGAACTGATTTTGGACATGATTGCGCGTTGGAAAGAAGGGTATGATGTTGTCTATGCCCGGCGCGTCAAGCGGAAGGGGGAGACGTTGTTCAAGCGATGGACAGCGTATGTGTTCTACCGCTTGCTGCGGGCGTCGACCGAGATCGACATTCCCGCTGATACCGGCGATTTCCGTCTCATTGACCGGAAAGTGTGTAATCAGTTACGCTATATGCGGGAGCGAAATCGTTTTGTCCGCGGGCTTGTCAGCTGGGTCGGTTTTCGGCACATAGAGGTGGAATACGAGCGAGAGCCGCGGCTGGTTGGCAAGACGAAATACCCGCTCAAAAAGATGATTCGCTTTTCACTCGATGGCCTTTCATCATTTTCGCATAAGCCGCTCAAATTGGCGAGCTGGCTTGGGTTTGCTTTGTCGGCGGCAAGTGCAATCGGCATGATGGCGGTGTTGTACTTGAAGTGGTTCACCCATTCGATCGTGGCCGGATGGGCATCGCTGTTGATGGTCATGCTGTTTTGCAACGGAGCGACGATGACGATGCTTGGGATTACCGGTGAATACATCGGCCGCATTTACGATGAAGTGAAAGAGCGGCCTCTATATATTGTCAATGAAACATGGGGAGTCGGAACGAGACATGAACGAAAGTCTTCCTACATTCCGTAA
- a CDS encoding GtrA family protein — protein MNESLPTFRKEKQAIWRFAVVGVGNTAVDFAVFFLLTAAGVPAAVAQVGSYGAGVANSYVWNRRWTFQMKQRANIGELLRFLAVNGLSLGGSLVVLLAAERLGPLWLAKGVATVMGMAVNFIGSRCWVFAAPRSER, from the coding sequence ATGAACGAAAGTCTTCCTACATTCCGTAAAGAAAAACAAGCCATATGGCGGTTTGCCGTCGTCGGGGTGGGCAATACGGCGGTCGACTTCGCTGTCTTTTTTCTGCTCACCGCCGCAGGCGTTCCTGCGGCCGTGGCGCAAGTCGGTTCTTACGGCGCCGGGGTGGCGAACAGCTACGTTTGGAACCGGCGCTGGACGTTTCAAATGAAGCAAAGGGCGAATATCGGGGAATTGCTTCGGTTTCTTGCGGTCAACGGGCTGTCGCTCGGGGGGTCGCTTGTCGTCTTGTTGGCGGCCGAACGGCTCGGCCCGCTTTGGCTCGCGAAAGGTGTGGCCACGGTCATGGGCATGGCGGTGAATTTCATCGGCAGCCGTTGCTGGGTGTTTGCGGCACCGCGAAGCGAACGTTGA
- the ltaE gene encoding low-specificity L-threonine aldolase, translating to MPFIDFRSDTVTKPTPEMRRAMSEAEVGDDVYGEDPTVNRLEALAAKMLGKEDALFVTSGTQGNQVAILTHCRPGDEVILEAESHIFLYEAGAAAALAGVQTRPIRGTNGAMDPDDIKKAIRSDDIHHPWSGLVCLENTHNKAGGKVISVETMKAIYHVANERSVPVHLDGARLFNAAVAAGVPVTDFTQYADTVQICLSKGLSAPVGSVLAGSRAFIKEARKWRKRLGGGLRQAGVLAAPGIIALETMVDRLAEDHANARLLANGLAAIPGLSVDVDGVETNIGLCHIHDTGLSNEAFIALLKAAGILASPFDDGVIRFVTHREITTDLVQTALERIKQQLS from the coding sequence ATGCCGTTCATTGATTTTCGCAGCGATACCGTGACCAAACCGACGCCAGAGATGCGCCGGGCGATGTCAGAAGCCGAAGTTGGTGACGACGTATACGGCGAAGATCCGACCGTCAACCGTTTAGAAGCGTTGGCGGCCAAAATGCTTGGAAAAGAAGACGCCTTGTTCGTCACAAGCGGCACGCAAGGAAACCAAGTCGCCATCTTGACGCATTGCCGCCCGGGGGATGAGGTGATATTGGAAGCCGAATCGCACATTTTCTTGTATGAGGCGGGAGCAGCAGCGGCGCTCGCCGGTGTCCAAACGCGGCCGATCCGCGGAACAAACGGTGCGATGGACCCGGATGACATCAAAAAAGCGATCCGCAGCGACGACATCCACCATCCGTGGTCCGGGCTCGTTTGCTTGGAAAATACCCATAACAAAGCCGGGGGAAAAGTCATTTCCGTGGAAACGATGAAAGCGATCTACCATGTCGCCAACGAACGCAGCGTTCCCGTCCACCTTGACGGAGCGCGGCTGTTTAACGCCGCCGTCGCCGCCGGAGTGCCGGTAACGGATTTCACGCAATATGCCGATACGGTGCAAATCTGCCTCTCAAAAGGACTGTCCGCACCGGTCGGATCGGTGCTGGCCGGCAGCCGCGCATTCATTAAGGAGGCTCGCAAATGGCGGAAGCGGCTCGGCGGCGGTCTGCGCCAAGCCGGCGTCTTGGCTGCGCCGGGCATCATCGCCCTTGAAACAATGGTCGACCGCCTTGCCGAAGACCACGCAAACGCCCGCCTGCTCGCGAACGGGCTGGCGGCCATTCCCGGCTTGTCCGTCGATGTCGATGGAGTCGAAACGAACATCGGCCTTTGCCATATTCACGACACCGGGCTTTCCAACGAAGCGTTTATCGCCCTTTTGAAAGCGGCCGGCATTTTGGCCAGCCCATTTGATGACGGCGTCATTCGCTTCGTCACCCACCGGGAAATCACCACCGATCTAGTGCAAACCGCACTCGAACGAATCAAGCAGCAATTGTCCTAA
- a CDS encoding glutamate-5-semialdehyde dehydrogenase, giving the protein MNELLEKAERLKTASQTLAMLSTEEKNAALEQIAKAIDRERTVILAENEKDMAAGRAQGLSPALLDRLQLTNERIDQIIGGVRQVTSLPDPVGEVIEEWTRPNGLRIQTVRVPLGVIGMVYEARPNVTVDAASLCLKTGNAVLLRGSSSALHSNKALVAVMKEALRTTAIPETAIELLEDTSRETAQRMFRLNEYLDVLIPRGGAGLIRSVVENATVPVLETGVGNCHIFIDESAERPMAVDIVLNAKLQRPSVCNAVETVLIHERWPHASELLDALHARGVELRGDHRLAAMYPFVHEATEEDWHTEYLAPILAVKLVADVDEAIQHIRRYGTKHSEAIITENEAHVRRFFQAVDAAVLYHNASTRFTDGEQFGYGAEIGISTQKLHARGPMGLVAITTTKSLVYGTGQIRTV; this is encoded by the coding sequence ATGAACGAACTGCTTGAAAAAGCCGAACGGTTGAAAACGGCGTCACAAACGTTGGCCATGCTGTCTACCGAAGAAAAAAATGCGGCGTTGGAACAGATCGCCAAAGCCATCGACCGCGAACGCACCGTCATTTTGGCGGAGAACGAAAAAGATATGGCCGCCGGCCGCGCGCAAGGGCTGTCGCCGGCTTTGCTTGACCGGCTGCAGCTCACGAATGAACGGATCGATCAAATCATCGGCGGCGTCCGCCAAGTCACCTCATTGCCTGACCCGGTCGGGGAAGTCATCGAGGAGTGGACGCGGCCGAACGGGCTTCGCATTCAAACGGTGCGCGTGCCGCTTGGGGTGATCGGCATGGTGTATGAGGCGCGCCCGAACGTGACGGTCGATGCCGCCAGCCTTTGCCTAAAAACGGGCAACGCCGTCCTGCTCCGCGGCAGCTCATCAGCGCTTCATTCCAACAAAGCGCTTGTTGCCGTCATGAAAGAGGCGCTTCGCACAACGGCCATCCCGGAAACAGCCATTGAGCTGCTCGAAGACACGAGCCGGGAAACGGCCCAGCGCATGTTCCGCCTCAACGAGTATCTTGATGTCCTCATTCCGCGCGGCGGAGCGGGGCTGATCCGCTCGGTCGTCGAAAACGCCACCGTGCCAGTGCTCGAGACCGGTGTCGGCAACTGCCATATTTTCATCGACGAATCAGCCGAGCGGCCGATGGCGGTCGATATCGTCTTAAACGCCAAACTGCAGCGTCCGTCCGTCTGCAACGCCGTCGAAACGGTGCTCATTCATGAACGGTGGCCACATGCTAGCGAACTGCTTGATGCGCTTCACGCTCGCGGCGTCGAGCTGCGCGGCGACCACCGCCTTGCCGCTATGTATCCGTTTGTCCACGAAGCGACGGAAGAAGACTGGCATACGGAATATTTGGCGCCGATTTTAGCCGTGAAACTCGTTGCCGATGTCGATGAAGCGATTCAGCATATCCGCCGCTACGGGACGAAACATTCGGAAGCGATCATCACCGAAAACGAGGCGCACGTCCGCCGCTTTTTCCAAGCGGTCGACGCGGCGGTCTTGTACCATAACGCGTCCACCCGCTTCACGGATGGCGAACAGTTCGGCTACGGGGCAGAAATCGGCATCAGCACGCAAAAGCTGCACGCCCGCGGGCCGATGGGGCTTGTGGCCATCACGACAACGAAATCGCTCGTGTACGGGACAGGGCAAATTCGAACCGTGTAA
- the proB gene encoding glutamate 5-kinase — MKRQRVVVKIGSSSLTDPKGGLCHDKLLDHVKAIAYMKQLGHDVILITSGAVAAGFGPLGYPARPTTIAGKQAAAAVGQSLLMQAYSAAFAQFGFTAAQLLLTRSDFYSRERFRNLFATITTLLEHGAVPIINENDSVSVEELTFGDNDMLSALVAGFLHADALVLLTDINGLYDANPKTNPQAKKYAFLPEITSEMLASAGGSGSAVGTGGMRSKLFAAQKALSFGVSVFIGTGSGQEKLADILAGKGDGTYIGVPFPKQMQMRKQWIAYHAPVSGTITVDSGAEEALLARGKSLLPAGVTAVSGDFHAMDVVDVVNEKGITIGRGQVYYAAADLKKVKGRPSEEARQYSYLHRPEVIHRDNWVTLRKERVQR, encoded by the coding sequence ATGAAACGGCAGCGCGTCGTTGTCAAAATCGGGAGCAGTTCGCTCACGGATCCAAAAGGCGGCCTTTGCCATGACAAGCTGCTCGACCATGTCAAAGCGATCGCCTATATGAAACAGCTCGGCCATGACGTCATTCTCATCACGTCCGGTGCGGTTGCGGCCGGGTTCGGGCCGTTAGGCTACCCGGCGCGGCCGACGACGATCGCCGGTAAACAGGCGGCTGCCGCCGTCGGACAAAGCTTGTTGATGCAGGCGTACAGCGCGGCGTTCGCCCAATTCGGCTTCACCGCCGCCCAATTGTTGTTGACGCGCAGCGATTTTTACAGCCGCGAGCGGTTTCGCAACTTGTTTGCGACGATCACGACATTGCTTGAACACGGCGCCGTGCCGATCATTAACGAAAACGACTCCGTTTCCGTCGAAGAGTTGACATTTGGCGACAATGATATGCTATCAGCGCTTGTCGCCGGCTTTCTGCACGCCGATGCGCTCGTTTTACTCACCGACATTAACGGGCTGTACGACGCCAATCCGAAAACGAACCCGCAGGCGAAAAAGTACGCCTTTTTGCCGGAGATTACAAGCGAGATGCTCGCCTCAGCCGGCGGCAGCGGCTCAGCGGTCGGCACCGGCGGCATGCGCTCAAAGCTGTTCGCCGCGCAAAAGGCGCTCTCATTTGGGGTCAGCGTCTTCATCGGCACGGGAAGCGGCCAAGAAAAACTGGCTGATATTTTAGCCGGAAAAGGCGACGGTACGTATATCGGCGTTCCGTTTCCGAAACAAATGCAAATGCGCAAGCAATGGATCGCCTATCATGCACCCGTTTCCGGCACGATCACGGTTGACAGCGGTGCCGAGGAAGCGCTGCTTGCCCGTGGGAAAAGCTTGCTTCCGGCCGGCGTCACGGCCGTTTCCGGCGACTTCCATGCGATGGATGTCGTCGACGTCGTCAACGAAAAAGGCATTACCATCGGCCGCGGCCAAGTGTATTACGCCGCCGCCGATTTGAAAAAAGTGAAAGGGCGGCCGAGCGAAGAGGCGCGGCAATACTCTTACCTTCACCGCCCGGAAGTCATCCACCGCGACAATTGGGTCACTTTGCGAAAGGAGCGTGTACAAAGATGA
- the ilvD gene encoding dihydroxy-acid dehydratase: MKTRRSDMIKKGFDRAPHRSLLRAAGVKEEDFDKPFIAVVNSYIDIIPGHVHLQEFGKIVKEAIREAGGVPFEMNTIGVDDGIAMGHIGMRYSLPSREIIADSIETVVSAHWFDGMVCIPNCDKITPGMMMAAMRLNIPTIFVSGGPMKAGVTKDGRKISLSSVFEGVGAYLGGSLDEEGLMELERYGCPTCGSCSGMFTANSMNCLAEALGLALPGNGTILAVDPARKELVRESAKQLMYLIEHDIKPRDIVTEKAIDNAFALDMALGGSTNTVLHTLAIANEAGIDYSLERINEVAARVPHLAKLAPASDVHYIEDLHEAGGVSAVLNELSKKEGALHLDTLTVTGKTLGENIAGCEVKNYDVIRPIDNPYSETGGLAILFGNLAPDGAVIKTGAVQGGITRHEGPAIVFDSQEEALEGIASGKIQPGHVVVIRYEGPKGGPGMPEMLAPTSQIVGMGLGTKVALVTDGRFSGASRGLSIGHVSPEAAEGGPIAFIEDGDMIEIDTVKRTINVKLSDEELERRKANWKGFEPKVKTGYLARYSKHVTSASTGGIMKL, encoded by the coding sequence ATGAAAACACGGCGCAGCGACATGATTAAAAAAGGATTTGACCGCGCCCCGCACCGGAGCTTATTGCGGGCGGCGGGCGTGAAAGAAGAAGATTTTGACAAACCGTTTATCGCAGTGGTGAACTCGTACATTGACATTATTCCCGGGCACGTCCATTTGCAAGAGTTCGGAAAAATTGTCAAAGAGGCGATCCGCGAAGCGGGCGGCGTGCCATTTGAAATGAATACGATCGGTGTCGATGACGGCATCGCCATGGGCCATATCGGGATGCGCTATTCACTCCCGAGCCGGGAAATTATCGCTGACTCGATTGAAACCGTTGTTTCCGCCCACTGGTTTGACGGCATGGTGTGCATTCCGAACTGTGACAAAATTACGCCAGGAATGATGATGGCAGCGATGCGGCTCAACATTCCGACGATTTTCGTCAGCGGCGGGCCGATGAAAGCCGGCGTGACGAAAGACGGGCGGAAAATTTCACTCTCGTCCGTGTTTGAAGGAGTCGGGGCGTATCTAGGCGGCTCGCTTGATGAAGAAGGGCTGATGGAACTTGAGCGGTACGGCTGTCCGACGTGCGGGTCGTGTTCGGGCATGTTTACGGCCAACTCGATGAACTGTTTGGCTGAGGCGCTGGGGCTCGCCTTGCCGGGCAATGGCACAATTTTAGCGGTTGACCCGGCGCGCAAAGAGCTTGTCCGCGAATCGGCGAAACAGCTCATGTATTTGATCGAACACGATATTAAACCTCGTGACATCGTTACGGAAAAAGCGATCGACAACGCGTTTGCGCTCGATATGGCGCTTGGTGGCTCGACGAACACGGTGCTGCATACGCTCGCGATCGCCAATGAGGCCGGCATCGACTATTCGCTCGAGCGGATTAACGAAGTGGCGGCGCGCGTGCCGCATTTGGCGAAGCTCGCTCCGGCGTCGGATGTCCATTATATCGAGGACTTGCACGAGGCCGGCGGCGTATCGGCGGTGTTGAACGAGCTGTCGAAAAAAGAAGGCGCACTCCATTTAGACACGCTCACTGTTACCGGCAAAACGCTCGGGGAAAACATCGCCGGCTGTGAAGTAAAAAACTATGATGTCATCCGGCCAATCGATAACCCGTATTCGGAAACGGGCGGGCTCGCCATTTTGTTCGGCAACTTGGCTCCAGACGGCGCTGTCATTAAAACCGGTGCCGTTCAAGGCGGTATCACGCGCCATGAAGGGCCGGCCATCGTCTTCGATTCGCAAGAAGAAGCGCTTGAAGGCATCGCCAGCGGCAAAATCCAACCGGGGCATGTCGTCGTCATCCGCTATGAAGGGCCAAAAGGCGGACCGGGCATGCCGGAAATGCTCGCGCCGACATCGCAAATTGTCGGCATGGGGCTCGGCACAAAGGTGGCGCTTGTGACCGACGGGCGGTTCTCCGGCGCCTCGCGCGGCTTGTCAATCGGCCACGTCTCCCCGGAAGCGGCTGAAGGCGGACCGATCGCCTTCATTGAAGACGGCGACATGATCGAAATCGATACAGTGAAACGGACGATCAACGTCAAGCTGTCCGATGAAGAGCTCGAAAGACGGAAAGCGAACTGGAAAGGCTTTGAGCCGAAAGTGAAAACCGGTTACCTCGCCCGCTACTCGAAACATGTGACATCCGCGAGCACGGGGGGGATTATGAAACTTTGA